In bacterium, one genomic interval encodes:
- a CDS encoding methyltransferase domain-containing protein translates to MASFLALYFELVIIRYLSSEIRVFSYLKNLPLVACFFGLGLGMVLGEREKFFTRIFPFTMLALFLLMRFAPELNLTHLPFPTFDYIIWGKVDVESSPLMQLLRYVGIITFISALVVCFSIPLGSRIGRYLQGLPTLKGYATDLAGSIAGIGMFSLLAFLGTPPWVWVGVGSILLFVFHRNKIFDCVVLAAIPLLLISSPSGTLWSPYYRISLEERPPLEKEQRSSAIYLSVNYDYHQKILDLSDAFFKKHPETEPNSSALLTYDLPYLVRPEAKDVLILGAGTGNDVASALRHGAEHVDAVEIDPTILEIGRSYHPEKPYDSPKVFVHVDDARAYLKKTKARYDLVVFAYLDSHTLLANSSSLRLDNYVYTVESLQEAKNLLLPGGTLVLAHGTGKLFVSARLYRMLKEVFGEAPKTYFTNYDGGGTVFVSGSRRDHPRLEHIPIINEEFERTGAALSLATDRWPFLYLRSRTIPASYGIIFFLLMLAYFFSKPVLFPRRTSADEKTIVWTRSNIHFFMLGAAFLLLETKAVTELSLLFGSTWMVNTVAIFAFLLMAMLANALLMRIVPSRNIIYGMLFASLLVSIFFPLGILAGLSFAPKLLGSGVVLASPVFFSGMLFSRAFRDATRPGEALGMNLLGALVGGVAENAVMIGGTLLLGGLAAIFYIVSLLAVVEVKKRTEKL, encoded by the coding sequence TTGGCAAGTTTTCTTGCCCTATACTTTGAACTGGTCATTATCCGATATCTTTCAAGCGAGATACGGGTCTTTTCATACCTTAAGAACCTGCCACTTGTCGCATGTTTCTTCGGGCTTGGGCTTGGCATGGTGCTTGGGGAGCGCGAGAAGTTTTTTACGCGGATTTTTCCTTTCACGATGCTTGCGCTTTTTTTGCTGATGCGTTTTGCACCAGAACTTAACCTGACGCATCTTCCTTTCCCCACATTCGACTACATTATTTGGGGGAAAGTTGACGTTGAGAGCTCTCCTCTCATGCAGCTTCTGCGCTACGTGGGAATCATCACGTTTATCTCGGCGCTTGTGGTATGTTTTTCCATACCGCTTGGCAGCCGTATCGGCCGGTATCTTCAAGGTCTTCCGACGCTCAAGGGCTATGCCACGGACCTTGCAGGAAGCATCGCGGGAATCGGCATGTTCTCCCTCTTGGCATTCCTGGGCACGCCGCCGTGGGTTTGGGTCGGTGTCGGCTCGATTTTGCTTTTCGTTTTTCATCGAAATAAAATTTTTGACTGTGTCGTTCTTGCTGCAATTCCCCTTCTGCTCATCAGTTCCCCTTCCGGAACGCTCTGGTCTCCCTACTACCGCATTTCTCTTGAAGAGCGGCCGCCGCTTGAAAAAGAACAGCGGTCATCGGCCATATATCTTTCGGTAAACTATGATTACCACCAAAAGATCTTGGATTTATCTGACGCGTTTTTCAAAAAACATCCTGAAACGGAACCGAACAGCTCGGCACTGCTCACTTATGACCTTCCGTATCTGGTACGTCCCGAAGCAAAAGATGTGCTTATTTTAGGAGCCGGGACGGGAAACGACGTGGCTTCCGCCTTGCGGCACGGCGCAGAACACGTAGATGCCGTAGAAATCGATCCAACCATCCTTGAGATTGGCAGATCGTATCATCCGGAAAAACCCTATGATTCCCCGAAGGTTTTTGTGCACGTGGACGATGCGCGCGCGTATTTGAAAAAAACCAAGGCTCGCTACGACCTGGTGGTGTTCGCGTACCTCGATTCGCATACCCTGCTTGCCAATTCCTCTTCACTGCGGCTCGACAATTACGTCTATACCGTTGAAAGTCTGCAGGAAGCCAAGAATCTGCTTTTGCCGGGGGGAACGCTGGTGCTTGCTCATGGAACCGGCAAACTTTTTGTGAGCGCGCGCCTTTACCGGATGCTTAAAGAGGTATTCGGGGAAGCTCCAAAAACGTACTTTACGAATTATGATGGCGGAGGGACGGTGTTTGTCTCCGGATCCCGCAGGGATCATCCCCGACTTGAACATATTCCGATCATCAATGAAGAATTTGAGAGAACCGGAGCCGCACTTTCCCTTGCAACCGACCGCTGGCCGTTCCTGTACCTGCGTTCCCGCACGATTCCCGCTTCCTACGGCATCATATTTTTTCTGCTCATGCTTGCGTATTTCTTTTCCAAGCCCGTGCTTTTTCCGAGAAGGACGTCGGCGGACGAGAAGACAATTGTCTGGACAAGATCTAACATCCATTTTTTCATGCTTGGCGCGGCATTTTTACTGCTTGAAACGAAAGCCGTCACCGAACTCTCTTTGCTTTTCGGTTCAACATGGATGGTCAACACCGTGGCTATTTTTGCGTTCCTTCTCATGGCGATGCTGGCAAATGCGCTTCTTATGCGGATCGTCCCGTCGCGGAACATTATCTACGGAATGCTTTTTGCGTCGCTTCTTGTCAGTATCTTCTTCCCGCTGGGCATTCTTGCCGGACTTTCGTTTGCGCCAAAGCTTCTTGGCTCCGGAGTTGTTCTGGCTTCTCCCGTATTTTTTTCCGGCATGCTTTTTTCCCGCGCATTCAGGGACGCTACACGTCCGGGAGAAGCTTTGGGAATGAACCTTCTGGGAGCGCTTGTGGGAGGCGTTGCGGAGAATGCCGTAATGATCGGTGGCACGCTCTTGCTTGGGGGACTTGCCGCGATTTTTTATATAGTATCGCTATTGGCGGTCGTTGAGGTAAAAAAGCGGACTGAAAAACTTTGA